In a single window of the Vitis vinifera cultivar Pinot Noir 40024 chromosome 6, ASM3070453v1 genome:
- the LOC100256817 gene encoding histone deacetylase HDT1 isoform X2: MEFWGVEVKAGESFKVKSEDDKILHLSQAALGESKKEKGNESVPLFLKIDQQKLVLGTLLPANIPQLSFDLVFDKEFELSHNWKNGSVFFMGYKSVLPDEEEFSEFDDSDSEEDLPVNAIENGKPEPKVEQAKAVPTNANAGKAKVKVEEPPKDAKDEEDDDDDSDEDMVDEDSDEDSDEDIMSDAEDGSDEGSESEDEETPKKKVEPGKKRPTESATKTPVPAKKAKLVSPQKTDGKKGGAHTATPHPNKKAGKTPASGDKGKGQSPKSGGQVSCKSCSKTFNSENALQSHSKAKHGAS; encoded by the exons ATGGAGTTCTGGG GAGTTGAAGTTAAGGCTGGAGAGTCCTTTAAAGTAAAATCCGAGGATGACAAGATTTTGCATCTTTCACAG GCAGCATTGGGGGAGTCAAAGAAGGAGAAAGGAAATGAATCTGTTcctctttttttgaaaattgatcaaCAAAAGCTTGTTTTGGGAACACTTTTGCCAGCAAATATTCCTCAGCTAtcttttgatttggtttttgaTAAAGAGTTTGAGCTCTCTCACAATTGGAAAAATGGGAGTGTCTTCTTCATGGGTTACAAGTCTGTTCTTCCTGATGA GGAAGAGTTTTCTG aatttgatgaTTCTGATTCAGAGGAAGATCTCCCAGTTAACGCCATAGAAAATG GAAAACCTGAGCCAAAGGTTGAGCAAGCAAAGGCTGTACCAACCAATGCTAATGCTGGCAAAGCAAAGGTGAAGGTTGAAGAGCCACCTAAAGATGCCAaggatgaagaagatgatgacgaCGACAGTGATGAGGATATGGTTGATGAAGATTCTGATGAAGATTCTGATGAG GACATCATGAGTGATGCTGAAGATGGTAGTGATGAAGGATCAGAGAGTGAAGATGAAGAGACACCCAAGAAGAAG GTTGAACCAGGAAAAAAGAGGCCAACTGAATCTGCCACAAAAACACCTGTTCCTGCTAAAAAGGCTAAATTAGTTTCACCTCAAAAGACAG ATGGTAAGAAGGGTGGGGCTCATACAGCAACTCCTCATCCTAACAAGAAGGCGGGGAAAACTCCTGCTAGCGGTGACAAAGGCAAGGGGCAGAGCCCAAAATCTGGTGGCCAAGTCTCTTGCAAATCTTGCAGCAA GACATTCAACTCAGAAAATGCGCTTCAATCCCATTCCAAGGCTAAGCATGGTGCCTCTTAG
- the LOC100256817 gene encoding histone deacetylase HDT1 isoform X1 has protein sequence MEFWGVEVKAGESFKVKSEDDKILHLSQAALGESKKEKGNESVPLFLKIDQQKLVLGTLLPANIPQLSFDLVFDKEFELSHNWKNGSVFFMGYKSVLPDDATEEFSEFDDSDSEEDLPVNAIENGKPEPKVEQAKAVPTNANAGKAKVKVEEPPKDAKDEEDDDDDSDEDMVDEDSDEDSDEDIMSDAEDGSDEGSESEDEETPKKKVEPGKKRPTESATKTPVPAKKAKLVSPQKTDGKKGGAHTATPHPNKKAGKTPASGDKGKGQSPKSGGQVSCKSCSKTFNSENALQSHSKAKHGAS, from the exons ATGGAGTTCTGGG GAGTTGAAGTTAAGGCTGGAGAGTCCTTTAAAGTAAAATCCGAGGATGACAAGATTTTGCATCTTTCACAG GCAGCATTGGGGGAGTCAAAGAAGGAGAAAGGAAATGAATCTGTTcctctttttttgaaaattgatcaaCAAAAGCTTGTTTTGGGAACACTTTTGCCAGCAAATATTCCTCAGCTAtcttttgatttggtttttgaTAAAGAGTTTGAGCTCTCTCACAATTGGAAAAATGGGAGTGTCTTCTTCATGGGTTACAAGTCTGTTCTTCCTGATGA TGCCACGGAAGAGTTTTCTG aatttgatgaTTCTGATTCAGAGGAAGATCTCCCAGTTAACGCCATAGAAAATG GAAAACCTGAGCCAAAGGTTGAGCAAGCAAAGGCTGTACCAACCAATGCTAATGCTGGCAAAGCAAAGGTGAAGGTTGAAGAGCCACCTAAAGATGCCAaggatgaagaagatgatgacgaCGACAGTGATGAGGATATGGTTGATGAAGATTCTGATGAAGATTCTGATGAG GACATCATGAGTGATGCTGAAGATGGTAGTGATGAAGGATCAGAGAGTGAAGATGAAGAGACACCCAAGAAGAAG GTTGAACCAGGAAAAAAGAGGCCAACTGAATCTGCCACAAAAACACCTGTTCCTGCTAAAAAGGCTAAATTAGTTTCACCTCAAAAGACAG ATGGTAAGAAGGGTGGGGCTCATACAGCAACTCCTCATCCTAACAAGAAGGCGGGGAAAACTCCTGCTAGCGGTGACAAAGGCAAGGGGCAGAGCCCAAAATCTGGTGGCCAAGTCTCTTGCAAATCTTGCAGCAA GACATTCAACTCAGAAAATGCGCTTCAATCCCATTCCAAGGCTAAGCATGGTGCCTCTTAG